One window of the Eucalyptus grandis isolate ANBG69807.140 chromosome 8, ASM1654582v1, whole genome shotgun sequence genome contains the following:
- the LOC104457220 gene encoding histone-lysine N-methyltransferase SUVR5 produces MEWLSRTKQYAGKTDCSQQISETNAVHDGESVHLESEKRVQTSDSRVDTVFFTVDGKGNDVQVDGEEAVHHTRDLEDQLGGASHSDCSMDDPKASSGSLDFEESNINEQTYCTESLLASENSQIIVDTIESELPSNNRDGESSVSEPKWLEGDESLALWVKWRGKWQAGIKCERADWPLSTLKAKPTHERKKYFVIFFPHTRNYSWADMLLVRPIYEFPEPIAHRTHKAGIKTVKDLTVARRFIMRKLAVGMLNIVDQLHLQALIEAARDVLVWKEFATEASHCTGYTDLGRMLLKLHTMILQRYISSEWLQQAFTSWEQRCQKADSAETIELLTEELFDSVLWKEVNSLEAPMQPLLNSQWRTWKHDVTKLFSTSHPEFTGANIDSRENGDPIVPNLQMNRKRPKLEVRRADVHTSQIESKGSDEAATVEIDSEFFNSRDTVNGSALMSEPRQHEPPGIGGEAMASPGSVAEWDKIVVEGKHGDSIQANNIGLNLAKPVETTPVNETVSKKALFTGGKSRQCVAFIESKGRQCVRSANEGDVYCCVHLASRFLGSSTRAERTPPAETPPCQGTTVLGTKCKHRSLPGSTFCKKHRPQTDHTKSSVVSENSHKRKHEESIWRSENVHSKGVEAGRVQSLVRADPVTVSLSTVKGFGEMPEHSGRNLNGMEVAPHCIGLLSPDKTEQCMDNPSRYSLYCDKHLPSWLKRARNGKSRIISKEVFLELLEDCSSEEQKIHLHQACELFFRLFKSILSLRNPVPMEVQLQWALSEASKDLRVGEFLMKLVCSEKERLTRIWGCGATEDGQDILPEMEEEAMLPLTDDGSNNDEKVIKCKICSEEFVSDQVLGSHWMDRHKKEAQWLFRGYACAICLDSYTNKKVLETHVQERHHVQFVEQCKLLQCIPCGSHFGNVEELWSHVLSVHPSEFRSSKVARKPNPSAVEDLPLKPEPANLAPIDNNTVKASGVRKFVCRFCGLKFNLLPDLGRHHQAAHMGPSLASSRPSKKGVRYYAYQMKSGRLSRPRFKKALGAASYRIRNRASLKKRIQASKSLSSMVTNLQPHVTEVARYTRLAESECSRIAQVLFSHIQKTKCRPSNLDVLSIARSACCKYSIKASFEQMYGVLPERFYLKAAKLCSENNIHVSWHLDDFVCPNGCKPEEDPRVLSPLIPLSKGNVDHSSQHLAEHLDDEWEVDESHYVIDSQQLKSRTPQNAIVLCEDISFGRESVPIACVVDEWLLDSLDVVGAEGQNAICSMPWESFTYVTKPLVDQSAAFETESLQFGCTCKNFSCRQEACDHVYLFDNDNEDAKDIYGRSMRGRFPYDEFGRIILEESYLVYECNRMCHCSKTCHNRVLQRGVRLKLEVFRTEKKGWAVRAGEAISRGTFVCEHIGEVLDDLEADNRRKRYDGKEGGSYLFDINSHFKDMSRLTEEEVKYVIDATKYGNVSRFINHSCSPNLLNHRVLVESMESHRAHIGFYASRDIASGEELTYDYRYEVLPGEGAPCHCEASNCRGRLY; encoded by the exons ATGGAGTGGCTCTCTCGTACAAAACAATATGCTGGAAAAACAGATTGCTCTCAACAGATTTCAGAGACAAATGCTGTCCATGATGGAGAATCTGTACACCTTGAATCTGAGAAACGAGTTCAAACTTCAGATAGCAGAGTAGATACTGTATTCTTTACTGTGGATGGGAAAGGAAATGATGTACAAGTTGACGGTGAAGAAGCAGTCCACCATACACGTGATCTTGAGGACCAGTTGGGTGGAGCTTCACATTCTGATTGCTCAATGGATGACCCAAAAGCATCTAGTGGTTCTCTTGATTTTGAAGAAAGTAACATAAATGAACAGACCTATTGCACCGAATCTTTATTGGCATCTGAGAATTCTCAAATAATCGTGGATACTATTGAAAGTGAACTGCCAAGCAATAACAGGGATGGAGAATCATCAGTTTCTGAGCCTAAGTGGCTAGAGGGAGATGAATCTTTAGCATTATGGGTGAAG TGGAGAGGTAAGTGGCAGGCAGGGATAAAATGCGAAAGGGCTGACTGGCCATTATCAACTTTGAAAGCAAAGCCAACTCATGAGAGGAAGAAGTACTTTGTCATATTTTTCCCACACACAAGAAATTATTCATGGGCAGATATGCTTCTCGTTCGTCCTATTTATGAATTTCCAGAGCCCATTGCTCATAGGACACATAAAGCTGGAATAAAAACAGTCAAAGATTTGACAGTTGCACGCCGTTTTATAATGCGGAAGCTAGCTGTTGGCATGTTAAATATTGTCGATCAGTTGCACCTACAG GCCTTGATAGAGGCTGCAAGGGATGTACTTGTCTGGAAGGAGTTTGCTACGGAAGCATCTCATTGCACTGGCTATACCGATCTTGGAAGGATGCTCTTGAAGCTGCACACT ATGATATTGCAGCGCTACATAAGTTCTGAATGGCTACAGCAAGCATTTACTAGTTGGGAACAGAGGTGTCAGAAGGCAGACAGCGCTGAAACTATTGAATTGTTGACGGAG GAATTGTTTGATTCTGTCTTGTGGAAGGAGGTAAACTCCTTGGAGGCTCCAATGCAGCCCCTGCTGAATTCTCAGTGGAGAACCTGGAAGCATGATGTTACGAAATTGTTCTCAACGTCTCATCCTGAATTTACTGGTGCAAACATTGACAGCCGAGAGAATGGTGATCCCATAGTCCCCAATCTCCAGATGAATAGGAAGAGGCCCAAACTTGAAGTTCGTCGTGCAGATGTGCATACTTCTCAGATAGAAAGCAAAGGATCTGATGAGGCTGCAACTGTTGAGATTGATTCTGAATTTTTCAACTCTCGAGACACTGTAAATGGTTCTGCTTTAATGTCTGAACCTCGTCAGCATGAACCTCCAGGTATAGGTGGCGAAGCGATGGCTTCACCAGGTAGTGTGGCTGAATGGGACAAAATTGTTGTGGAGGGAAAACATGGTGACTCAATCCAAGCCAACAATATTGGATTGAATCTTGCAAAACCTGTGGAAACGACACCTGTAAACGAAACGGTCAGTAAAAAGGCCTTATTTACTGGTGGTAAGAGTCGGCAGTGTGTAGCTTTTATTGAATCCAAAGGAAGGCAATGCGTTAGGTCAGCCAACGAAGGTGATGTTTACTGCTGTGTGCATTTGGCCTCTCGGTTTTTGGGAAGTTCCACTAGAGCAGAAAGGACGCCTCCTGCTGAAACACCGCCCTGTCAAGGCACCACAGTATTAGGCACAAAATGCAAGCACCGTTCTCTTCCGGGCTCCACATTCTGTAAGAAGCACAGGCCTCAAACTGACCATACTAAAAGCTCAGTTGTGTCAGAAAATTCACACAAGAGAAAGCATGAAGAGAGTATCTGGAGGTCAGAAAATGTGCATTCTAAAGGTGTGGAAGCAGGGAGAGTTCAAAGTCTGGTCCGAGCTGATCCTGTCACAGTTTCACTGTCAACAGTTAAAGGCTTTGGTGAGATGCCAGAGCATTCTGGTAGAAATTTAAATGGCATGGAGGTGGCCCCCCACTGTATTGGCTTGTTATCGCCTGATAAGACTGAGCAATGCATGGATAATCCAAGTCGTTATTCGTTGTACTGTGACAAGCACCTTCCGAGCTGGCTTAAACGAGCGAGGAATGGTAAGAGTAGGATAATTTCAAAAGAAGTGTTTTTAGAGCTTTTAGAAGATTGCTCCTCTGAGGAACAAAAGATCCATTTACATCAGGCGTGTGAGCTATTCTTTAGGCTGTTTAAAAGCATTTTGTCTCTTCGGAACCCAGTTCCCATGGAAGTGCAGCTCCAGTGGGCCCTATCTGAAGCTTCCAAAGATCTTCGTGTCGGGGAATTTCTCATGAAGTTGGTCTGCTCTGAAAAAGAAAGACTAACGAGAATTTGGGGCTGTGGTGCCACTGAAGATGGACAAGATATTCTGCCGGAAATGGAAGAAGAGGCTATGTTACCGTTGACAGATGATGGTAGCAACAACGACGAAAAGGTGATCAAGTGCAAGATTTGCTCGGAAGAATTTGTCAGTGATCAAGTCCTTGGTAGCCATTGGATGGACAGACATAAGAAGGAAGCACAGTGGCTGTTTAGAGGCTATGCTTGTGCCATTTGCCTTGATTCTTATACCAACAAGAAGGTTTTAGAAACACATGTGCAGGAGAGACACCATGTGCAATTTGTGGAGCAGTGCAAACTTCTTCAGTGTATTCCTTGTGGAAGCCATTTTGGAAACGTGGAAGAGCTATGGTCACATGTTCTCTCTGTTCACCCTTCAGAATTCAGATCGTCAAAGGTTGCTCGAAAACCTAATCCCTCAGCAGTGGAGGATTTACCTTTGAAACCCGAGCCTGCAAACTTAGCCCCTATAGACAATAACACTGTAAAAGCAAGTGGTGTGCGAAAGTTCGTTTGCAGGTTCTGCGGGTTAAAATTTAATTTGCTTCCAGATCTCGGCCGTCATCATCAAGCTGCTCATATGGGGCCAAGTTTAGCCAGTTCTCGGCCTTCAAAGAAAGGTGTACGTTACTATGCTTATCAGATGAAATCGGGGAGACTTAGTCGCCCAAGATTTAAAAAAGCTTTGGGTGCGGCATCTTATAGGATCAGAAATAGGGCTAGCTTGAAAAAGCGTATCCAGGCGTCGAAATCACTTAGCTCCATGGTAACAAATTTGCAGCCTCATGTGACAGAAGTAGCCAGATATACCAGGTTGGCAGAATCTGAATGCTCAAGAATTGCACAAGTGCTGTTCTCTCatattcagaaaactaaatgtCGGCCAAGCAATTTGGATGTTTTATCTATTGCTCGCTCTGCTTGCTGCAAATACAGCATTAAAGCCTCATTCGAACAGATGTATGGAGTATTGCCTGAACGCTTTTACTTGAAGGCAGCCAAACTATGCAGTGAGAACAATATTCACGTTAGCTGGCACTTAGATGATTTTGTTTGTCCTAATGGATGTAAACCAGAGGAAGATCCCCGTGTGTTGTCTCCATTGATCCCTCTTTCAAAGGGTAATGTCGATCATAGTTCTCAACATTTAGCAGAGCATCTGGATGACGAGTGGGAAGTGGATGAGAGCCACTATGTCATTGACTCGCAACAGTTAAAATCTAGGACACCGCAAAATGCCATTGTCTTGTGTGAAGACATAAGCTTTGGGCGTGAATCAGTTCCAATAGCTTGTGTGGTGGATGAATGGCTTTTGGATTCTCTTGATGTTGTTGGAGCTGAAGGCCAAAATGCCATATGTTCCATGCCTTGGGAGAGCTTTACTTATGTTACGAAGCCATTAGTTGACCAATCTGCTGCCTTTGAAACAGAG AGTTTGCAATTTGGGTGTACTTGCAAGAATTTTTCATGCAGACAAGAAGCATGTGATCATGTATACCTTTTTGATAATGACAATGAAGATGCAAAAGACATTTATGGAAGGTCCATGCGTGGAAGATTCCCCTATGATGAGTTTGGTCGCATCATACTGGAG GAGAGCTACCTTGTATATGAGTGCAATCGCATGTGCCACTGCAGCAAGACTTGTCACAATAGAGTTTTGCAGAGAGGAGTTCGGCTAAAATTGGAAGTCTTCAGAACAGAGAAAAAG GGTTGGGCAGTCCGGGCAGGTGAAGCAATCTCGCGAGGCACATTTGTATGCGAGCATATTGGGGAAGTTTTAGACGACTTAGAGGCGGATAATCGGCGGAAGAG GTATGATGGCAAAGAAGGTGGCAGTTATCTCTTTGACATTAATTCCCATTTTAAGGATATGAGCAGATTAACCGAAGAAGAGGTCAAGTATGTGATTGATGCGACGAAGTATGGAAATGTTTCTCGCTTCATAAATCACAG CTGTTCGCCTAATCTATTGAATCATCGAGTTCTCGTGGAAAGCATGGAAAGCCATCGTGCACATATCGGGTTTTATGCAAGCCGAGAC ATAGCTTCAGGTGAGGAATTAACCTACGACTATCGTTATGAAGTTCTTCCTGGAGAGGGTGCTCCTTGCCACTGTGAAGCATCCAACTGCCGCGGTCGTCTATACTGA